A section of the Kribbella sp. HUAS MG21 genome encodes:
- a CDS encoding DivIVA domain-containing protein → MSSESPTPFRTVLRGYEPAQVDQHIRELTTSLTALQQQSEQLQRHVQELQSRTDAAEAAVISAQEDSKDRAPTFTEFGERVAKILSLADDEARDLVTRARTDAEAIVADAEAHAKKVRKEAEQYSLDWKSEVDAEAARILEEARTQADDMRDEAERDATARRSEAQALYEQERAKSAQAAAAFETTLAERRGKVEQEFAARTALAEQQLAAVTDRAAQVQREADRSRSEAERLAQQQLADANRQAQEIVAAAKDKAERIRAESERELAAATQRRDSINAQLTNVRQMLATLSGSPAMPLDLLADDEEDATTGSKKN, encoded by the coding sequence ATGAGCAGTGAAAGCCCAACCCCGTTCCGCACCGTTCTGCGTGGCTACGAGCCTGCCCAGGTGGACCAGCACATCCGTGAGCTGACCACCTCCCTGACCGCCCTGCAGCAGCAGTCCGAGCAGCTGCAGCGGCACGTCCAGGAGCTGCAGTCCCGCACGGACGCGGCGGAGGCGGCCGTCATCTCCGCCCAGGAGGACTCCAAGGACCGCGCGCCCACCTTCACCGAGTTCGGTGAGCGGGTCGCGAAGATCCTGTCGCTGGCCGACGACGAGGCCCGTGACCTGGTGACCCGCGCCCGCACCGACGCGGAGGCGATCGTCGCCGACGCCGAGGCGCACGCGAAGAAGGTGCGCAAGGAGGCCGAGCAGTACTCGCTGGACTGGAAGAGCGAGGTCGACGCCGAGGCCGCCCGGATCCTCGAGGAGGCCCGGACCCAGGCCGACGACATGCGCGACGAGGCCGAGCGTGACGCCACCGCGCGGCGCAGCGAGGCCCAGGCGCTGTACGAGCAGGAGCGCGCCAAGTCGGCGCAGGCCGCGGCCGCCTTCGAGACCACCCTCGCCGAGCGCCGGGGCAAGGTCGAGCAGGAGTTCGCCGCCCGCACCGCCCTGGCCGAGCAGCAGCTCGCCGCCGTCACCGACCGCGCTGCTCAGGTGCAGCGTGAGGCCGACCGTTCCCGGTCCGAGGCCGAGCGGCTCGCGCAGCAGCAGCTGGCCGACGCCAACCGGCAGGCCCAGGAGATCGTCGCCGCCGCGAAGGACAAGGCCGAGCGGATCCGTGCCGAGTCCGAGCGCGAGCTCGCGGCCGCGACGCAGCGCCGGGACAGCATCAACGCGCAGCTGACCAACGTCCGCCAGATGCTGGCGACGCTGTCCGGCAGCCCGGCGATGCCGCTCGACCTGCTGGCCGACGACGAGGAAGACGCCACCACCGGCAGCAAGAAGAACTGA